A region from the Variovorax sp. V93 genome encodes:
- a CDS encoding pyridoxal phosphate-dependent aminotransferase — translation MNAALNPVAVVPSVTSDAETRNQYFDRLFTNPDLMWLGQNTNHFPLHPAVRKALHDAIDDESFHAYAPPLGMEALRAAIVADLGVPDQSAVVTDGAVSALALACRAFCKEGKGFITTDPGWKWPLQFAARAGSVVTEIPIYGPEYGFKLSADALAASTDENTAVIYLVDPNNPLGTTYTEDEIRAFAMRAREVGAVLIHDCTYRDFADSHTLASRFYPEGTVTIVSFSKWLGLAGLRLGALVASPELLARILPHSQAPLGASVLAQHAAIAGLAVKDEWMADVIAQQRENQRMIVDAFARLPGFEVPVFPSQANFIVVECSGAGVTPEALVTALGEHDIMVRQGTYHTPRFGHRFVKISTTVPKAWAQALCDVLPQAVERARSLPATAALF, via the coding sequence ATGAATGCGGCGCTGAACCCCGTGGCGGTCGTGCCTTCGGTGACCAGCGATGCGGAAACCCGCAACCAGTACTTCGACCGCCTGTTCACCAACCCGGACCTGATGTGGCTGGGCCAGAACACCAACCACTTTCCGCTGCATCCCGCCGTGCGCAAGGCGCTGCACGACGCCATCGACGACGAGAGTTTTCACGCCTATGCGCCGCCGCTGGGCATGGAAGCGCTGCGCGCCGCCATCGTGGCCGACCTGGGCGTGCCGGATCAATCGGCGGTGGTGACCGACGGTGCGGTGTCTGCGCTGGCGCTGGCCTGCCGTGCCTTTTGCAAGGAAGGCAAGGGCTTTATCACCACCGACCCCGGCTGGAAATGGCCGCTGCAGTTTGCGGCCAGGGCCGGTTCGGTGGTGACCGAGATTCCGATCTACGGGCCCGAGTACGGCTTCAAGCTCTCGGCCGACGCGCTCGCCGCATCGACCGACGAGAACACCGCGGTCATCTACCTGGTGGACCCGAACAACCCGCTCGGCACCACCTACACCGAGGACGAGATCCGTGCGTTTGCAATGCGTGCGCGAGAAGTCGGCGCCGTGCTGATCCACGACTGCACCTACCGCGACTTTGCCGACAGCCACACGCTGGCTTCGCGCTTCTATCCCGAAGGCACGGTGACCATCGTGAGCTTCTCGAAGTGGCTGGGCCTGGCCGGACTGCGGCTGGGCGCGCTCGTCGCCTCGCCCGAATTGCTCGCACGCATCCTGCCGCACTCGCAGGCGCCGCTGGGCGCCAGCGTGCTCGCGCAGCACGCGGCCATCGCAGGCCTTGCCGTGAAGGATGAGTGGATGGCCGATGTCATTGCGCAGCAGCGCGAGAACCAGCGGATGATCGTCGACGCTTTTGCAAGACTGCCGGGCTTCGAGGTGCCGGTGTTCCCGTCGCAGGCCAACTTCATCGTGGTCGAGTGCAGCGGCGCAGGCGTGACGCCCGAGGCGCTGGTCACCGCGCTGGGCGAGCACGACATCATGGTGCGCCAAGGCACGTACCACACGCCGCGCTTCGGCCATCGCTTCGTGAAGATCTCGACCACCGTGCCCAAGGCCTGGGCGCAGGCCTTGTGCGACGTGCTGCCGCAAGCCGTGGAGCGTGCGCGCAGCCTGCCCGCCACCGCGGCGCTTTTCTGA
- a CDS encoding class I SAM-dependent methyltransferase encodes MFTHEVLGRHQVNYFECESCASLQTEKPHWLDEAYAIPGVHVDVGQAARVVQTWVRLCFLLETIGFDKQRECIDYGGSAGLLTRLMRDSGYRYLAYDTYDDSKYANYFKVSRLENVSPGLVSAFEVFEHFPQPAESIGELFAIKPDLIVFSTVFYEGQGPDWEYLVPYCGQHIFFYREQALRAFGERHGYALRRSQDFWLMIRETSPYLAAFDAKHTATLDAAFVGELFLRVGHGTEQTLQDYSYAKDRFISELGAVRRSAAKPKNLLRRFLGLA; translated from the coding sequence ATGTTCACGCACGAAGTACTGGGTCGCCATCAAGTCAACTATTTTGAATGTGAGAGCTGCGCAAGCCTACAAACAGAAAAACCCCATTGGCTTGACGAGGCATACGCGATTCCCGGTGTGCACGTTGATGTTGGACAGGCTGCGCGAGTCGTGCAAACCTGGGTACGGCTTTGCTTTCTCCTGGAGACGATCGGTTTCGACAAGCAACGCGAATGCATCGACTACGGTGGATCGGCGGGCCTGCTGACTCGCTTGATGCGGGACAGCGGGTATAGGTACTTGGCTTACGACACCTACGACGATTCGAAATACGCGAACTACTTCAAGGTTAGCCGCCTGGAGAACGTCTCTCCGGGCTTGGTGTCTGCCTTCGAGGTTTTTGAACACTTTCCACAGCCGGCAGAATCCATCGGCGAACTGTTTGCGATAAAGCCCGACCTGATCGTGTTTTCGACAGTTTTCTACGAAGGCCAAGGACCCGACTGGGAATACCTCGTCCCCTACTGCGGCCAACACATATTCTTCTATCGAGAGCAGGCGCTTAGAGCGTTCGGGGAGCGGCACGGATATGCGCTTCGTCGCAGTCAAGATTTCTGGCTGATGATTCGAGAGACAAGTCCCTATCTCGCGGCATTCGATGCCAAACACACGGCGACATTGGACGCCGCATTTGTTGGAGAGCTATTTCTGCGCGTCGGGCATGGCACCGAACAGACCCTTCAGGACTACTCCTATGCAAAGGACCGTTTCATAAGCGAGCTCGGCGCGGTTCGGAGATCGGCCGCCAAGCCTAAGAATCTGTTGCGTCGATTTTTGGGCCTTGCGTAG
- a CDS encoding tyrosine-type recombinase/integrase: MAIFSLRASGNWQARIRRDGWPPQSKTFPNKTDAIAWARKIEREMDTESFLPSDEAARTTLEQLAKRYREEVLPKLRARERDKYLLSRIEEEFGKYALSVITPAMLSAYRDERLKAVSAQSCLHELGMISRLYNKAIKDWKIKIPRGNPIAEVTKPSVSNERDRTLRDGEEDLLLAVLGERENPWPRAAFVLALETAGRLSELLALRWSDVDVRARVARLRGVDGGITKNGDAFRDVPLTSRAVRLLESLPRSTKGKVLPMTANALKLAWARAIARARRMHLHSRLCEQLAELGFDQVDRDREVRALIYKKRQPQPITRKLLDKLEKEDHTLVDLHFHDLRHCATTMLASQLEMHELMKVTGHKSARLVLRYYHPKAKDLALKLA; this comes from the coding sequence ATGGCGATTTTTTCCCTACGAGCGAGCGGAAATTGGCAGGCCAGGATCAGGCGCGACGGCTGGCCACCGCAGTCGAAGACGTTCCCGAACAAGACCGATGCCATTGCATGGGCCCGGAAGATCGAGCGGGAGATGGACACGGAGTCCTTCTTGCCGAGTGACGAGGCTGCCCGTACGACACTCGAGCAACTGGCGAAGCGATACCGCGAGGAGGTCCTGCCAAAACTGCGGGCCCGTGAACGAGACAAATACCTCCTCTCTCGCATCGAGGAGGAGTTCGGTAAGTACGCTCTCTCTGTCATCACGCCGGCCATGTTATCGGCGTATCGCGACGAGCGCCTTAAGGCAGTTTCGGCACAGTCCTGCCTACACGAGCTGGGGATGATCTCAAGGCTCTACAACAAGGCGATCAAGGACTGGAAGATCAAGATCCCGCGCGGCAATCCTATCGCTGAGGTCACGAAGCCGTCGGTGTCAAACGAGCGCGATCGCACGCTGCGAGACGGCGAGGAGGATCTCCTTCTTGCCGTCTTAGGCGAGCGTGAGAACCCATGGCCGCGGGCAGCCTTCGTGCTTGCGCTGGAGACAGCCGGGCGCTTGTCGGAACTGCTCGCTTTGCGCTGGTCTGACGTCGATGTACGGGCCCGTGTGGCCCGTCTTCGGGGTGTCGATGGTGGGATCACCAAGAATGGTGATGCATTCCGCGACGTGCCTCTCACTTCTCGCGCGGTGAGACTCCTCGAAAGCCTGCCGCGATCCACCAAGGGGAAGGTCTTGCCGATGACGGCAAACGCCTTGAAGCTCGCGTGGGCCCGAGCGATCGCGCGCGCCCGTCGCATGCACCTTCACTCACGGCTGTGCGAGCAGCTCGCAGAGCTTGGGTTCGACCAGGTCGACCGGGATCGCGAGGTTCGGGCGTTGATCTACAAGAAGCGCCAGCCACAGCCGATCACGCGTAAGTTGCTGGACAAGCTGGAAAAGGAAGATCACACGCTGGTTGATCTCCATTTTCATGATCTTCGCCACTGCGCAACGACCATGCTCGCCTCGCAGTTGGAGATGCATGAATTGATGAAGGTGACGGGCCACAAGAGCGCACGACTGGTGCTCAGGTATTACCACCCAAAGGCTAAGGACCTGGCCTTAAAACTGGCTTAG
- a CDS encoding TauD/TfdA dioxygenase family protein: MQLENLTSFIGTEVKGIDLREPMGDSDFAVLRDALNQRSLLLFRGQRINESQHVAFSRRFGPLLGHVLTQFLKKEHPEVYVLSNVSENGKPIGNHKEGWNWHSDLSYKAEPSMGALLYALEVPPVEGDTFFASMHAAYDALDDGMKARIRHLTATHSYANYYGKAFADRNPLTPEQLAATPDVVHPLVRTHPETGRLSLYVGEDVVKQIDGLPPEESAALLAELNAHAISPEFSYRHKWLAGDLLIWDNRCTMHRATPYDDTAYRRVMHRTTVAGDRPF, translated from the coding sequence ATGCAACTCGAGAATCTCACCTCATTCATCGGCACCGAAGTGAAGGGCATCGACCTGCGCGAGCCGATGGGCGACAGCGACTTTGCCGTGCTGCGCGATGCGCTCAACCAGCGCTCGCTGCTGCTGTTCCGCGGCCAGCGAATCAACGAATCGCAGCACGTCGCGTTCTCGCGCCGCTTCGGTCCGCTGCTGGGCCATGTGCTCACCCAGTTCCTGAAGAAGGAGCATCCCGAGGTGTACGTGCTGTCCAACGTGTCGGAGAACGGCAAGCCCATCGGCAACCACAAGGAGGGCTGGAACTGGCATTCCGACCTCTCGTACAAGGCCGAGCCCTCGATGGGTGCGCTGCTCTACGCGCTCGAAGTGCCGCCCGTGGAAGGCGACACCTTCTTCGCCTCGATGCATGCCGCCTACGACGCGCTCGACGACGGCATGAAGGCGCGCATCCGCCACCTCACGGCCACGCACAGCTACGCCAACTACTACGGCAAGGCCTTTGCAGACCGCAACCCGCTCACGCCCGAGCAGCTCGCCGCCACGCCCGACGTGGTGCATCCGCTGGTGCGCACCCATCCCGAGACGGGCCGCCTGTCGCTCTACGTGGGCGAGGACGTCGTCAAGCAGATCGACGGCTTGCCCCCGGAAGAAAGCGCCGCGCTGCTGGCCGAGCTCAATGCCCACGCCATCTCGCCCGAGTTCAGCTATCGCCACAAGTGGCTCGCCGGCGACCTGCTGATCTGGGACAACCGCTGCACCATGCACCGCGCCACGCCCTACGACGACACGGCCTACCGCCGCGTGATGCACCGCACCACCGTGGCTGGCGACCGTCCCTTCTGA
- a CDS encoding alpha/beta fold hydrolase, whose product MSFATTADGLRLYYETAGSGTPIVFVHEFGGDHRSWEPQMRYFSRRHQCVTFGARGYPPSDVPKDMERYSQAIAADDIAAVMDALQLPRAHIVGLSMGGFATLHFGLRHSGRAASLVIAGAGYGAEKEHEEYFRGVSLEVAKQFELQGAERFARTYSLGASRVQFQNKDPRGWQEFATWLGQHDAVGAANTMRGVQARRPSIYDLEAELRAMGAPSLVVVGDEDDHCLQPGIFLKKTIPACGLAVMPKTGHTLNLEEPAAFNGLLAEFFAQVEAGQWKPRDPRALPSQIMKTD is encoded by the coding sequence ATGAGCTTCGCCACCACCGCGGACGGTCTCCGCCTGTACTACGAAACCGCCGGCAGCGGCACACCCATCGTGTTCGTGCACGAGTTCGGCGGCGACCATCGCAGCTGGGAGCCGCAGATGCGCTACTTCTCGCGCCGCCACCAGTGCGTGACCTTCGGCGCGCGCGGCTATCCGCCCTCGGACGTGCCGAAGGACATGGAACGCTACTCGCAGGCCATTGCCGCGGACGACATCGCAGCCGTCATGGATGCGCTGCAACTGCCGCGCGCGCACATCGTCGGCCTTTCGATGGGCGGCTTCGCGACGCTGCACTTCGGCCTGCGCCACAGCGGGCGCGCGGCGTCGCTGGTGATTGCCGGCGCGGGCTACGGCGCCGAGAAGGAACACGAAGAATATTTCCGCGGCGTCTCGCTGGAAGTGGCGAAGCAGTTCGAACTGCAGGGCGCGGAGCGTTTTGCACGCACCTATTCGCTCGGCGCGAGCCGCGTGCAGTTCCAGAACAAGGACCCGCGCGGCTGGCAGGAATTTGCGACCTGGCTCGGCCAGCATGACGCGGTCGGTGCGGCCAACACCATGCGCGGCGTGCAGGCGCGGCGTCCGTCGATCTACGACCTGGAGGCCGAGCTGCGCGCAATGGGCGCGCCTTCGCTGGTGGTCGTCGGTGACGAGGACGATCACTGCCTGCAGCCCGGCATCTTCCTCAAGAAGACCATTCCGGCCTGCGGCCTGGCCGTGATGCCGAAGACCGGCCACACGCTCAACCTCGAGGAGCCGGCCGCGTTCAACGGCTTGCTGGCGGAGTTCTTCGCGCAGGTCGAGGCCGGCCAGTGGAAGCCGCGCGATCCGCGCGCTCTGCCCAGCCAGATCATGAAGACCGACTGA
- a CDS encoding thermonuclease family protein, which produces MRHRACLRPDQGALQRHRAPEKKQPFGQRVKEALSDLVYMKDAQLDYPKTDRYGRCVCKVMVAPASAPNGPKTRDAGLAMVTVGMAWWYRAYSREQTPQERGQYEFAESEAKAKHVGLWRDDEPMAPWDWRKAKREANL; this is translated from the coding sequence CTGCGGCACCGAGCGTGCCTACGACCAGATCAAGGCGCGCTTCAACGGCATCGCGCGCCGGAGAAGAAGCAGCCGTTCGGCCAGCGTGTAAAGGAAGCGCTGTCCGACCTGGTCTACATGAAGGACGCGCAGCTCGACTACCCGAAGACAGACCGCTACGGCCGCTGTGTCTGCAAGGTGATGGTGGCTCCGGCATCCGCGCCCAACGGTCCCAAGACGCGCGACGCAGGTCTGGCCATGGTCACGGTGGGGATGGCCTGGTGGTACCGCGCCTACTCGCGCGAGCAAACGCCGCAGGAGCGTGGGCAGTACGAGTTCGCGGAGTCCGAGGCAAAGGCCAAACATGTGGGCCTGTGGCGGGATGATGAACCCATGGCGCCGTGGGACTGGCGCAAGGCAAAACGCGAGGCGAATCTGTAG
- a CDS encoding SDR family oxidoreductase, with product MKLELEGKTVLITGASKGIGLAAAHAFAAEGCHLHLAARDGVALAAAKEEIEKIYPINVKVHPMDLAAAGAMNQLAEAAGHVDILVNNAGDIPSGPIESLDFAAVRRGFQLKVLGYMELSQIYYARMKAAGGGVIVNDIGNSGENWDANYIAGSTGNAAVMAFTRALGGVSLDDGIRVVGVNPGPVATDRMVKLMKRRALDTHGDEGRWEELFDNYPGGRPATPEEVAELMVFLASPRAGYITGTVVTIDGGIAARGSIIKTSKKVIEAEQARRIAA from the coding sequence ATGAAACTCGAACTCGAAGGCAAGACCGTTCTCATCACCGGCGCCTCCAAGGGCATTGGCCTTGCAGCCGCGCACGCATTTGCCGCCGAAGGCTGCCACCTGCACCTGGCGGCGCGCGACGGCGTCGCGCTCGCGGCCGCGAAGGAAGAAATCGAGAAGATCTATCCGATCAACGTGAAGGTCCATCCCATGGACCTGGCGGCGGCCGGCGCCATGAACCAGCTCGCCGAGGCGGCAGGCCACGTTGACATTCTCGTGAACAATGCGGGCGACATTCCCTCGGGCCCGATCGAGTCGCTCGACTTCGCGGCCGTGCGGCGCGGCTTCCAGCTCAAGGTGCTGGGCTACATGGAATTGAGCCAGATCTACTACGCACGCATGAAGGCCGCGGGCGGCGGCGTCATCGTCAACGACATCGGAAACTCCGGCGAGAACTGGGACGCCAACTACATCGCCGGCTCCACCGGCAATGCCGCGGTCATGGCCTTCACGCGCGCGCTCGGCGGCGTGAGCCTGGACGACGGCATCCGCGTGGTGGGCGTGAACCCCGGCCCGGTGGCGACCGACCGCATGGTCAAGCTCATGAAGCGCCGCGCGCTCGACACCCATGGCGACGAAGGCCGCTGGGAAGAGCTGTTCGACAACTACCCCGGCGGCCGCCCGGCCACGCCCGAGGAAGTCGCGGAACTGATGGTGTTCCTGGCTTCGCCGCGCGCGGGTTACATCACCGGCACGGTGGTGACCATCGACGGCGGCATTGCGGCGCGCGGCTCGATCATCAAGACCAGCAAGAAGGTGATCGAGGCCGAGCAGGCCCGGAGGATTGCGGCATGA
- a CDS encoding GntR family transcriptional regulator — protein MSSMEPDESDTTQPAALRGRDRQRVKGGATLSDELKDTLEDLIVSGVLKPGTRLDEAELSERFKVSRTPVREALKALAATGLVDLRSRQGGVCVARISLPMLIEMFQMMAVMEGLCAKFAARRATEAQKARMGGLHDELTSILASGDHSRFYDVNQDFHDALYEASNTHYLAEQTRALRKRVRVYRRYVTFQPGRMTATIGEHGAILDAIRRNDPKAAFNAAIDHVSLLEDDIVDLIAALSEQDAGAS, from the coding sequence ATGAGCAGCATGGAACCCGACGAATCCGATACCACCCAGCCCGCGGCGCTGCGCGGCCGCGACCGGCAGCGCGTGAAGGGCGGCGCCACGCTGTCCGACGAGCTCAAGGACACGCTCGAAGACCTGATCGTGAGCGGCGTGCTCAAGCCCGGAACGCGGCTCGACGAGGCCGAACTGTCGGAGCGCTTCAAGGTGTCGCGCACACCGGTGCGCGAGGCGCTCAAGGCGCTGGCCGCCACCGGCCTGGTGGACCTGCGCAGCCGGCAAGGCGGCGTGTGCGTCGCGCGCATCTCGCTGCCGATGCTGATCGAGATGTTCCAGATGATGGCCGTGATGGAAGGCCTGTGCGCCAAGTTCGCGGCGCGCCGCGCCACCGAGGCGCAGAAGGCGCGCATGGGCGGGCTGCACGACGAGCTCACGAGCATTCTTGCTTCGGGCGACCACTCGCGCTTCTACGACGTGAACCAGGATTTCCACGATGCGCTGTACGAGGCTTCCAACACCCACTACCTGGCCGAGCAGACGCGCGCACTGAGAAAGCGCGTGCGCGTCTACCGGCGCTACGTGACCTTCCAGCCCGGCCGCATGACGGCCACCATCGGCGAGCACGGCGCCATCCTCGACGCGATCCGCCGCAACGATCCGAAGGCCGCATTCAACGCCGCCATCGATCACGTGAGCCTGCTCGAGGACGACATCGTCGACCTGATCGCGGCGCTGTCCGAGCAGGACGCCGGCGCGAGCTGA
- a CDS encoding cupin domain-containing protein produces MADLPAQRPSAPATAAQARARYFNSGNAFNVKLPEVPARLFAPPRADAFGVFDCDQSEAMGCGFAATTPLMLARYMRVAPGGVLPLDVDATGSVWYVISGSGELGGMAEDLAFGAGDVFLLPAALGSRLSAGSAGALLWTVGNEPQLAFDGSQPPATSSAPIDTVHYPADEIERQFELIFSMATSDATSGRALIFSSDRQEAARNLTPTLTLSFNTLEPHTHQRSHRHNSAAVTLVVRGEACHSMVGGVHCPWMPWATLVTPPGAPHSHHNAGMKGARFLIVQDGGLHYHARTMGFEFLEAVA; encoded by the coding sequence ATGGCAGACCTGCCGGCGCAGCGGCCCTCGGCGCCCGCGACCGCTGCGCAGGCCCGGGCACGCTACTTCAACTCCGGCAATGCATTCAACGTGAAGCTGCCCGAAGTGCCCGCACGGCTCTTCGCGCCACCGCGCGCAGATGCGTTCGGCGTTTTCGATTGCGACCAGTCCGAAGCGATGGGCTGTGGGTTTGCGGCCACCACGCCGCTCATGCTCGCGCGCTACATGCGCGTTGCGCCCGGCGGGGTGCTGCCGCTCGATGTGGACGCCACCGGCTCGGTCTGGTACGTGATTTCAGGGAGCGGGGAGCTTGGCGGCATGGCCGAAGATCTTGCATTCGGCGCGGGCGACGTCTTCCTGCTGCCCGCGGCACTGGGCTCTCGGCTCAGCGCCGGTTCTGCAGGCGCATTGCTGTGGACCGTGGGCAACGAGCCGCAGCTGGCCTTCGACGGGTCGCAGCCACCTGCGACTTCGAGCGCGCCTATCGATACAGTGCACTATCCCGCCGACGAGATCGAACGGCAGTTCGAGCTGATCTTCTCGATGGCCACGAGCGATGCAACCTCGGGTCGTGCGCTGATTTTTTCGTCCGACCGGCAGGAGGCCGCACGCAACCTGACGCCCACGCTGACCTTGAGCTTCAACACCCTGGAGCCGCATACGCACCAGCGATCGCACCGCCACAATTCCGCGGCCGTCACGCTGGTGGTGCGGGGCGAGGCATGCCATTCGATGGTCGGCGGAGTGCATTGCCCATGGATGCCATGGGCGACCCTTGTCACGCCACCGGGCGCGCCGCATTCGCATCACAACGCGGGCATGAAGGGCGCGCGCTTCCTGATCGTGCAGGACGGCGGATTGCACTATCACGCGCGGACCATGGGCTTCGAGTTCCTGGAGGCTGTGGCCTAG
- a CDS encoding hydantoinase/carbamoylase family amidase has product MAQATSQQAPAACRVNADRLWQRLMALARCGATAGGGVDRQALSAEEIESWHVMIGWARAAGLEPATDAAGNLFIALPGLDREAPPVLAGSHLDSQPGGGRFDGVYGVLAALEVLTVLAEQGVRPPVDIACVAWMNEEGSRFAPGMMGSEAFAGVRTLEAVRAARDADGVPVAEALDALHAAFPSLRRRPLGFPLKAYLEAHIEQGPMLEAEGRVIGIVTGIQGKKTFDVVIDGERGHAGTLAMAGRRDALAAFARIAAACYSEIGGHDDAVKFTIGRLQVEPNAPSVVPERVTLRIDLRHPDNGVLELLSQRLAALCGMHAAPCTATATRLVDAPSNAFDPALQAAIAAAAQQLGEPHMPILSAAGHDARHMAALCPSAMIFIPCRGGVSHAEHEWAEPAHVAAGADVLLRVLLPFAGCGEGA; this is encoded by the coding sequence ATGGCGCAGGCAACGTCGCAGCAGGCACCGGCCGCGTGCCGCGTCAATGCCGACCGTCTCTGGCAGCGGCTCATGGCGCTCGCGCGCTGTGGCGCCACCGCCGGAGGCGGCGTCGATCGGCAGGCGCTCAGCGCGGAAGAGATCGAGTCCTGGCACGTGATGATCGGCTGGGCCCGCGCGGCGGGACTGGAACCCGCGACCGATGCGGCGGGCAATCTCTTCATTGCGCTGCCCGGCCTCGATCGAGAGGCGCCGCCGGTGCTCGCGGGCAGCCATCTCGACAGCCAGCCCGGCGGCGGCCGTTTCGATGGCGTGTACGGCGTGCTCGCGGCGCTCGAGGTGCTGACCGTGCTCGCGGAGCAGGGCGTGCGCCCGCCGGTGGACATCGCCTGCGTGGCGTGGATGAACGAAGAGGGTTCGCGCTTCGCGCCCGGCATGATGGGCTCCGAAGCTTTCGCTGGCGTCCGCACCCTCGAGGCCGTGCGCGCGGCGCGCGATGCCGACGGCGTCCCGGTGGCCGAGGCACTCGATGCCTTGCATGCCGCGTTCCCGTCGCTGCGACGCAGGCCGCTCGGCTTTCCGTTGAAGGCCTATTTGGAAGCGCACATCGAGCAGGGCCCCATGCTCGAGGCGGAAGGCCGGGTGATCGGCATCGTCACCGGCATCCAGGGCAAGAAGACATTCGACGTCGTGATCGATGGCGAGCGGGGCCATGCGGGCACGCTCGCCATGGCCGGCCGGCGCGACGCGCTCGCCGCCTTCGCGCGCATCGCAGCGGCGTGCTACAGCGAGATCGGCGGGCATGACGATGCGGTGAAGTTCACCATCGGACGGCTCCAGGTCGAGCCGAATGCGCCCTCGGTGGTGCCCGAGCGCGTCACGCTGCGCATCGATCTGCGCCACCCCGACAACGGCGTACTCGAGTTGCTGAGCCAGCGGCTGGCCGCGCTCTGCGGCATGCATGCCGCGCCTTGCACGGCCACGGCGACGCGGCTGGTCGATGCGCCATCCAATGCCTTCGATCCCGCGCTGCAGGCGGCCATTGCAGCCGCGGCGCAACAGCTTGGGGAACCGCACATGCCCATTCTTTCCGCCGCGGGCCACGACGCGCGCCATATGGCGGCGCTGTGCCCGAGCGCGATGATCTTCATTCCCTGCCGCGGCGGCGTGAGCCATGCGGAGCACGAGTGGGCCGAGCCGGCGCATGTGGCGGCCGGTGCCGATGTGCTGCTGCGCGTGCTGCTGCCGTTTGCGGGTTGCGGGGAGGGCGCTTGA
- a CDS encoding tyrosine-type recombinase/integrase codes for MLTDTACKKTLCPADKLRLRLADSGGLYLQIEPSGSRRWFWKYRFDGKEKRLALGSYPEVTLKAARTGRDDARKIQQQGIDPAQRRQLEKLERKADTNASFEAVAREYHKTKSSAWSPRYAERWISIMEKDAFPWLGSLPLSSITAPMLLQVLRRIEARGAHETAHTLRQWSGQVFRHGIATGRCTSNPAPDLQGALVPVQVKHMAAVLEPVKAGELMRAIAAYAGQPATRAALHLSALLFQRPGNIRQMRWSDVDLEKALWTIPAADMKRTKTAKINGRPHLVPLPKQAVEVLVDLKPLTGHGQYVFPSLLTGERPMSDNTVNTALRRMGFDNTEMTAHGFRAMARTIMVEQMDVEPEVIEAQLAHGKSDPLGAAYDRAEFVVKRRKMMQLWADHLDELRQGAKILAFKAA; via the coding sequence GTGCTCACCGACACCGCCTGCAAGAAGACCCTCTGCCCTGCCGACAAGCTACGGCTGCGCCTCGCAGATTCCGGAGGCCTCTATCTGCAGATCGAGCCCAGCGGCTCGAGGCGCTGGTTCTGGAAGTACCGCTTCGACGGCAAGGAAAAGCGCCTGGCATTGGGCAGCTATCCAGAGGTGACGCTCAAGGCGGCGCGCACCGGCCGCGACGACGCCCGCAAGATCCAACAGCAAGGCATCGATCCCGCGCAGCGCCGACAACTTGAGAAGCTCGAGCGCAAGGCCGACACCAACGCCAGCTTCGAGGCCGTGGCGCGCGAGTATCACAAGACCAAGAGTTCGGCGTGGAGCCCGCGGTACGCGGAGCGCTGGATCTCCATCATGGAGAAGGATGCGTTCCCCTGGCTCGGCAGCCTGCCCCTATCCAGCATCACCGCACCGATGCTGTTGCAGGTACTGCGCCGCATCGAGGCCCGCGGCGCGCACGAGACTGCGCACACCTTGCGCCAATGGTCCGGCCAGGTGTTCCGTCACGGCATCGCCACCGGCCGGTGCACCAGCAACCCAGCCCCCGACTTGCAGGGCGCGCTCGTGCCCGTGCAGGTCAAGCACATGGCCGCGGTGCTCGAGCCGGTGAAGGCCGGCGAGCTGATGCGCGCAATCGCTGCATACGCTGGCCAACCTGCAACGCGCGCAGCGTTGCACCTCTCTGCCCTCCTCTTTCAGCGGCCCGGCAACATCCGGCAAATGCGCTGGTCGGACGTCGACCTCGAGAAGGCGCTGTGGACGATCCCGGCGGCGGACATGAAGCGCACGAAGACCGCAAAGATCAACGGGCGCCCGCACCTGGTGCCGCTGCCAAAGCAGGCCGTCGAAGTCCTTGTCGATCTCAAGCCGCTCACTGGCCACGGCCAGTACGTTTTCCCGAGCCTGCTGACCGGCGAGCGGCCGATGAGCGACAACACCGTGAACACAGCGCTGCGCCGCATGGGCTTCGACAACACCGAGATGACGGCCCACGGTTTCCGCGCGATGGCGCGCACGATCATGGTCGAGCAGATGGACGTCGAGCCCGAGGTCATTGAGGCGCAGCTCGCGCACGGAAAGAGCGACCCGCTCGGCGCCGCCTACGATCGCGCGGAGTTCGTGGTCAAGCGCCGCAAGATGATGCAGCTGTGGGCAGACCATCTCGACGAGCTGCGCCAGGGAGCAAAAATCCTGGCTTTCAAGGCTGCGTGA